One Methylobacterium sp. NMS14P DNA window includes the following coding sequences:
- a CDS encoding chemotaxis protein CheW, protein MSGGVTGGAASGVMGGVPGGVPGGPPGPGPRAGPQVGGPAGQRGGRQVVMFRIGTESFALEAGMVREIIDPIPATRVAGARAHLDRIVNVRGNVVPLADIRGRFGMPAAADSPDTRFLVLEVVVAGDPVVVALVADKVFAVTEVDPADCEAVPPVGTTWRPEYIRAIVKAGDDFIIVPDLEQILN, encoded by the coding sequence ATGAGCGGCGGCGTGACGGGCGGCGCGGCGAGCGGCGTGATGGGCGGCGTGCCGGGCGGCGTGCCGGGCGGGCCTCCTGGGCCAGGGCCGCGGGCGGGCCCGCAGGTCGGCGGACCGGCGGGGCAGCGGGGCGGCCGGCAGGTGGTGATGTTCCGGATCGGCACGGAGAGCTTCGCGCTGGAGGCCGGGATGGTGCGCGAGATCATCGACCCGATCCCGGCGACCCGCGTGGCCGGGGCGCGGGCGCACCTCGACCGGATCGTGAACGTGCGCGGCAACGTCGTGCCGCTGGCCGACATCCGCGGTCGGTTCGGGATGCCGGCGGCGGCCGACAGCCCGGACACGCGCTTCCTGGTCCTGGAGGTGGTGGTGGCGGGCGATCCGGTGGTGGTCGCGCTGGTGGCCGACAAGGTGTTCGCGGTGACCGAGGTCGACCCGGCCGACTGCGAGGCGGTGCCACCGGTCGGGACGACGTGGCGGCCCGAGTACATCCGCGCGATCGTCAAGGCTGGGGACGACTTCATCATCGTCCCAGACCTCGAACAGATCCTCAACTGA
- a CDS encoding methyl-accepting chemotaxis protein has product MPATSPCPRCRSAGGARLPGPLRNRSAPRRRAAACRCRDGSPPGTALANEVAGIVQALVAVPPTLDEALNAVDDATTAADRNLGSWLTMARTATALRDFAGQIGSVFTPALVIRRRMTEDEIGQYNRLSGYVDAQMRQILLARGEIGDDTRVDELMRTMRSHYVEGGQKLAADVVAQNSAGRTAALTVQDFADRYVPAMSSIVELHDRLFVRVFDLINARIAATRARFVLFLLGGGTVLMMCGGVIVVCVRTISMPIRRMAQVMGRISDGDTGIVVPDTATKNEIGAMAAAVQVFKDHLIRSRHLEREAARARATVEEPRKRTVLELADGFERAVGSVVGQVSSSAAELQATAQAMTATATETAGRSTTVASAAGQAASNVNTVAVAAEELGASVQEIGRQVDGSAKLARAAVDESDQTAALVQELSGTVARIGDVVGLISWIAGQTNLLALNAAIEAARAGAAGRGFAVVAAEVKALAAQTARATEEISGQIARVQGVTAEAVGAIGAITGRIREINGVAVTIAAAVEEQAAATQEIVRNVAQAATGTDEVTRNIAGVAEASEETGAAAAQVLDAADGLSRQSGHLGAEVARFLATVRAA; this is encoded by the coding sequence TTGCCGGCCACCTCGCCGTGTCCACGCTGCCGGAGCGCCGGGGGAGCAAGGCTGCCGGGCCCTCTCCGAAACCGTTCGGCGCCTCGCCGCCGTGCGGCAGCGTGCCGATGCCGTGACGGCTCACCCCCTGGCACAGCGCTCGCGAACGAGGTGGCGGGGATCGTGCAGGCCTTGGTCGCCGTCCCGCCGACGCTCGACGAAGCGTTGAATGCTGTCGACGATGCGACAACGGCGGCCGATCGGAACCTGGGCTCCTGGCTGACGATGGCCCGGACGGCGACGGCGCTGCGCGACTTCGCCGGTCAGATCGGCTCCGTCTTCACCCCTGCTCTCGTGATCAGGCGGCGTATGACGGAGGATGAGATCGGGCAGTACAATCGATTGAGCGGCTACGTCGACGCGCAGATGCGGCAGATCCTGCTGGCCCGCGGGGAAATCGGCGATGACACGCGTGTCGATGAGCTCATGCGGACCATGCGGTCTCACTATGTCGAGGGCGGCCAGAAGCTGGCCGCCGACGTCGTGGCGCAGAACTCGGCCGGCCGGACGGCTGCCCTGACGGTGCAGGATTTTGCCGACCGCTATGTTCCGGCCATGAGCTCCATCGTCGAACTTCACGATCGATTGTTCGTCCGCGTCTTCGACCTGATCAATGCCCGCATCGCCGCGACTCGGGCGCGCTTCGTCCTGTTCCTTCTGGGCGGTGGCACGGTGCTCATGATGTGCGGCGGCGTGATCGTGGTGTGTGTCCGGACAATCTCGATGCCGATCCGGCGCATGGCCCAGGTCATGGGCCGGATCTCGGACGGTGATACCGGCATCGTCGTTCCCGATACGGCCACGAAGAACGAGATCGGCGCGATGGCGGCGGCCGTGCAGGTCTTCAAGGATCATCTGATCCGCAGCCGACACCTGGAGCGAGAGGCTGCGCGAGCTCGGGCCACCGTCGAGGAGCCGCGCAAGCGCACCGTGCTGGAGCTGGCCGACGGGTTCGAGCGGGCGGTCGGGAGCGTCGTCGGCCAAGTCTCGTCCTCGGCCGCAGAACTGCAGGCCACCGCGCAGGCCATGACCGCCACGGCCACCGAGACAGCCGGCCGGTCCACCACCGTGGCCTCCGCGGCCGGGCAGGCCGCGAGCAACGTGAACACCGTGGCGGTCGCCGCCGAGGAGCTCGGCGCGTCCGTGCAGGAGATCGGCCGGCAGGTGGACGGCTCGGCCAAGCTCGCGCGAGCGGCGGTGGACGAGTCGGATCAGACGGCGGCTCTGGTGCAGGAACTGAGCGGGACGGTCGCGCGGATCGGCGATGTGGTCGGGCTGATCTCATGGATCGCCGGGCAGACCAACCTGTTGGCGCTGAACGCCGCGATCGAGGCGGCCCGCGCCGGTGCCGCCGGGCGCGGCTTCGCGGTGGTCGCCGCCGAGGTCAAGGCGCTCGCCGCGCAGACGGCGAGGGCGACCGAGGAGATCTCGGGCCAGATCGCGCGCGTGCAGGGCGTGACGGCCGAGGCGGTCGGTGCCATCGGGGCGATCACCGGGCGGATCCGGGAGATCAACGGCGTGGCGGTCACCATCGCGGCGGCGGTCGAGGAGCAGGCCGCCGCCACGCAGGAGATCGTGCGCAACGTCGCTCAGGCGGCGACGGGTACGGACGAGGTGACGCGCAACATCGCCGGCGTGGCCGAGGCCTCCGAGGAGACGGGTGCGGCCGCGGCCCAGGTGCTCGACGCGGCGGACGGGCTGTCCCGCCAGTCCGGGCATCTCGGTGCGGAGGTGGCACGTTTCCTCGCGACCGTCCGGGCGGCCTGA
- a CDS encoding carboxymuconolactone decarboxylase family protein — translation MGSLGAKGVATVAIAAAIGGWLAAQTSRGASAHEPRFPQLTLDQLTPAQRPLGEKIVKISSVGLAGPYNPMIRSPEMAQRMYDLLDYLRWHTSVPTRLNEFAILIQGRLWRSQVEWYAHYPLAIRAGLSEAVAADLKANRRPAAMKPDEAAVYDFCMELSTQRAVSDQTFARAKDVLGEQGVVDLTALTGTYVTVAMLLSMAEEGVPPGKEPPFKPGD, via the coding sequence ATGGGCTCGCTCGGCGCGAAGGGGGTCGCGACCGTCGCCATAGCGGCGGCGATCGGAGGATGGCTCGCGGCGCAGACATCGCGGGGTGCGTCCGCTCATGAGCCGCGCTTCCCGCAGCTGACGCTGGATCAGCTCACGCCCGCGCAGCGCCCCCTCGGCGAGAAGATCGTGAAGATCTCGAGCGTCGGTCTGGCGGGACCCTACAACCCGATGATCCGCAGCCCCGAGATGGCGCAGCGGATGTACGACCTCCTCGACTACCTGCGCTGGCATACATCCGTGCCGACGCGTCTGAACGAGTTCGCCATTCTGATCCAGGGTCGGCTCTGGCGCTCGCAGGTCGAGTGGTACGCCCACTATCCGCTGGCGATCAGAGCCGGACTCTCGGAGGCGGTGGCGGCCGACCTGAAGGCCAACAGGCGTCCCGCTGCCATGAAGCCCGACGAGGCCGCCGTGTACGATTTCTGCATGGAGCTCTCCACGCAGCGCGCGGTCTCGGATCAAACCTTCGCCCGTGCCAAGGACGTGCTCGGTGAGCAGGGCGTCGTCGACCTGACCGCGCTGACCGGCACCTACGTGACCGTCGCCATGCTGCTGAGCATGGCCGAGGAAGGCGTGCCGCCCGGCAAGGAGCCGCCGTTCAAGCCCGGCGACTGA
- a CDS encoding chemotaxis protein CheW, translating into MSSVWQYLTLGLGAETFGIDVEHVHEILDYRVPAALPQAPAFLLGMIDVRGQSYPVVDLRTKLGLPSVARTPATRIILLNVPMPGRALRVGFVADRVIEVTELDRAEMEAAPEVGGRWNARYIAGIGRRGEAFVVVFDLVALMDGDGPALAAAPQAAAPQAA; encoded by the coding sequence ATGTCCAGTGTGTGGCAGTACCTGACCCTCGGCCTCGGGGCCGAGACCTTCGGGATCGACGTCGAGCACGTCCACGAGATCCTCGACTACCGGGTGCCGGCGGCGCTGCCGCAGGCGCCGGCGTTCCTGCTCGGCATGATCGACGTGCGCGGGCAGAGCTACCCGGTGGTCGACCTGCGGACCAAGCTCGGCCTGCCTTCGGTGGCGCGCACGCCGGCCACCCGGATCATCCTGCTCAACGTGCCGATGCCGGGCCGGGCGCTGCGGGTCGGGTTCGTGGCCGACCGGGTGATCGAGGTGACGGAGCTCGACCGGGCCGAGATGGAGGCGGCGCCCGAGGTCGGCGGGCGGTGGAACGCGCGCTACATCGCGGGCATCGGCCGCCGGGGCGAGGCGTTCGTGGTGGTGTTCGACCTCGTCGCGCTGATGGACGGCGACGGCCCGGCGCTGGCCGCAGCCCCGCAGGCCGCAGCCCCGCAGGCCGCCTGA
- a CDS encoding chemotaxis protein CheA: protein MTALDPAEIFRAEAAELLACLETTLLDLGDRPEDRALIDTAFRALHTIKGSGAMFGFEQVAAFTHDFETAFDRVRRGEVPVGRDLVNVSLSAKDFIRGLIEEPEASAPIIGEAILAELEQLLGATAHRGAHAAADTTADTAAHAAAHAAASSDASCDASCDAPAAEAGWRIGIAFAPDVLRNGTNPLALLDELRDLGACTVVPRLDALPELAGLDPESLALVWDVTLRGPVSRAAVEDVFLFVRDEMVLTLQPEGPALPDATPDAVPPEAAPMVPAGAEALAPAPGAAAPVPVEPVPAEPVPPAAPAAPSVAPSVAPSVAPPDARVPAAARRTEDRPASSVRVEAERLDELMDRVGELVIAQARLGQLAGLHADPGLKTVAEEIERLSARLRDTTMSIRMVAIGALFGRFRRLVHDLSRDLGKPVEFVTGGEETELDKTVIERLADPLVHLIRNAIDHGIEAPARRAAGAKPATGRITLTAEHVGAQVLVSVRDDGAGLDAARIRAKAEERGLCAPGAVLTDQQIYQFLFAPGFSTAATISALSGRGVGMDVVKKTIESLRGTIDITTEPGGGTCVALRLPLTLAIIEGLLIRVGAGRYVIPLAAVEECVELPAGARGGRGRDFLNIRGALVPFLRLRDLFGASGEPEEHQKVIVVSAGEARVGLVADQIIGNHQTVIKSLSKLHADVATFSGATILGDGTAALIVDVGRLVSGGERARETSRESPRAYQEVA from the coding sequence ATGACTGCTCTGGATCCGGCGGAGATCTTCCGCGCCGAGGCCGCCGAGCTGCTCGCCTGCCTGGAGACGACCCTGCTCGACCTCGGCGACCGGCCCGAGGACCGGGCCCTGATCGACACCGCCTTCCGCGCCCTGCACACCATCAAGGGCTCGGGCGCCATGTTCGGCTTCGAGCAGGTCGCCGCCTTCACCCACGACTTCGAGACCGCCTTCGACCGCGTCCGCCGCGGCGAGGTCCCGGTCGGCCGCGACCTCGTCAACGTCTCCCTCTCGGCCAAGGACTTCATCCGCGGCCTCATCGAGGAGCCCGAGGCCAGCGCCCCGATCATCGGCGAGGCCATCCTGGCCGAACTCGAGCAGCTCCTCGGCGCCACAGCACACCGTGGCGCCCACGCGGCCGCCGACACCACCGCCGACACCGCCGCCCACGCTGCCGCCCACGCTGCCGCCTCGTCCGACGCCTCTTGCGACGCCTCTTGCGACGCCCCGGCCGCCGAGGCCGGCTGGCGGATCGGCATCGCCTTCGCCCCGGACGTCCTGCGCAACGGCACCAACCCCCTGGCGCTCCTCGACGAGCTGCGCGACCTCGGCGCCTGCACGGTCGTGCCGCGGCTCGACGCCCTGCCCGAGCTGGCCGGCCTCGATCCCGAGAGCCTCGCCCTCGTCTGGGACGTCACGCTGCGCGGGCCCGTCAGCCGCGCGGCGGTCGAGGACGTGTTCCTGTTCGTGCGCGACGAGATGGTCCTGACCCTGCAGCCGGAAGGCCCGGCGCTGCCGGACGCCACACCGGACGCCGTCCCGCCGGAGGCCGCCCCGATGGTGCCGGCCGGGGCCGAGGCGCTCGCCCCCGCTCCGGGCGCCGCCGCTCCGGTCCCGGTGGAGCCGGTCCCAGCCGAGCCGGTGCCGCCGGCCGCGCCCGCCGCCCCGTCCGTCGCCCCGTCCGTCGCCCCGTCCGTCGCCCCGCCCGATGCCCGGGTGCCGGCGGCGGCGCGGCGGACCGAGGACCGGCCGGCCAGCAGCGTGCGGGTCGAGGCGGAGCGGCTCGACGAGCTGATGGACCGGGTCGGCGAGCTCGTCATCGCCCAGGCCCGCCTCGGCCAGCTCGCCGGCCTGCACGCCGACCCCGGCCTCAAGACCGTCGCGGAGGAGATCGAGCGCCTCTCGGCCCGCCTGCGCGACACCACGATGAGCATCCGCATGGTCGCCATCGGCGCCCTGTTCGGCCGCTTCCGCCGCCTCGTCCACGACCTCTCGCGCGACCTCGGCAAGCCGGTCGAGTTCGTCACCGGCGGCGAGGAGACCGAGCTCGACAAGACCGTGATCGAGCGCCTGGCCGACCCGCTCGTCCACCTGATCCGCAACGCCATCGACCACGGCATCGAGGCGCCCGCGCGCCGCGCGGCCGGCGCCAAACCCGCCACGGGGCGGATCACGCTGACCGCCGAGCATGTCGGCGCCCAAGTGCTGGTGAGCGTGCGCGACGACGGCGCCGGGCTCGACGCGGCGCGCATCCGCGCCAAGGCCGAGGAGCGGGGCCTGTGCGCGCCCGGCGCGGTGCTGACCGACCAGCAGATCTACCAGTTCCTGTTCGCGCCGGGCTTCTCGACCGCGGCGACGATCTCGGCGCTGTCGGGGCGCGGGGTCGGCATGGACGTGGTCAAGAAGACGATCGAGAGCCTGCGCGGCACGATCGACATCACCACCGAGCCGGGGGGCGGGACCTGCGTGGCGCTGCGCCTGCCGCTGACGCTGGCGATCATCGAGGGGCTGCTGATCCGGGTCGGGGCGGGGCGCTACGTGATCCCGCTGGCGGCGGTGGAGGAGTGCGTCGAGCTGCCCGCGGGCGCGCGCGGCGGGCGCGGGCGGGACTTCCTGAACATCCGCGGCGCGCTGGTGCCGTTCCTGCGGCTGCGGGACCTGTTCGGGGCGTCGGGCGAGCCGGAGGAGCACCAGAAGGTGATCGTGGTGTCGGCGGGCGAGGCGCGGGTCGGCCTGGTGGCGGACCAGATCATCGGCAACCACCAGACGGTGATCAAGTCGCTGTCGAAGCTGCACGCGGACGTGGCGACGTTCTCGGGGGCGACGATCCTGGGCGACGGCACGGCCGCGCTGATCGTCGATGTCGGCCGGCTCGTGAGTGGCGGCGAGCGGGCGCGCGAGACTTCGCGCGAGAGCCCGCGCGCGTACCAGGAGGTGGCGTGA